TAGGTCAGCGAGCACTTGTCCCACCGTCGGCGTCGTCTTAACCGGCTGGGGCCACTTGAAGTACGGCGCAATATGCGCCCGAAGCGCGACCAGCAAGAATCGAGGACGGAGCTGTGGCACGCCGTAGTCAGAGGCATTGAGAAGTTGCCACGACGACTCATAGCCAAGGGCCGACAGCTGGCGGAGGATTCCATCACGGTAGCCGGTGAACTTGTCGGAGGCGAGGCCCCGAACATTTTCAAGAAGCACCGCAGATGGCCGTGTTTCCTTCACGAGCCGAATGGCCTCGGGAAAGAGGTCACGCTCGTCATCCGCACCAAGCTGCTTTCCCGCGATCGAGAAAGGAGGACAGGGGACCCCCCCTGCAAGGAGGTCGATGCCCTTGAGATGCCGACCAGAAAAGCAACGCAGATCTTCTTCAAAGACCCGCCACTGAGGTCTGTTCAGCCGGAGCGTCGCACACGCATCCCTATCAATTTCAACGGCCGCTGCGTGTCCAAAGCCCGCAAGGTCTAGGCCGAGTGCTTGTCCGCCAGCCCCTGCACAAATTTCAACGGCCGTCAAACTTGGCTTCGTTTGCCTCACGCACCCTCCGCTCGATCCCCTACTTCAACGTACGCACCGTAGTCCACCGGCCTGACATTCAGCGCGTCCGCAGCATTCGTCAACAAACGGGCGGTTCAGAAGTGGTGCCCGAAGGCACCGCGTCCTGCCCCGGCGGGCGGCGTCCTGTAGCTACCCCGGGGGCGAGGTGCGATGTCCCCACGCGATGTTAAGAGCGATCGATGCTACCTAGGGCTCCGCTCACTCGGACGCAACCATCACTTGATGACGCGGAGGCGGGCACAGCACACTGGGTGACTTGTCCGCGAACGCAGTCATTTCAGTAGCTTGTGCGGTGAGTGCGCGGCCTAACTCGCATTTCGGGGAACAGCTCTGCGGCTTTGCCTCCCGCCGTCGCCACCGAGCTCGGCAATCCAATGTGGATTAGTGGGCTTAGTCTCGTTTGCAGCTATCCGCCGCGCGGAACGCGAAGCACGTCCCCTAGCCGGTGCGGAACCGGTTCGCTCAGGGCCCAGTGAATCGTAATGGGCTTCTCTCCCTGCCAGGAGGCGAACGTGACCGGGCCGCAGTAAATGAACGGGGCGGCGCTTCCCGACGTCCGCTTCTTCTGGGCTCGGACGAAAAGCTGGACCTGAACGCCGCTCGCGACGTGGTTTTTTAGCGCTCGGCCGTGTTTGCTGTCTTTTGCGGTGCGATTCTGGCTTTGCCATTGGAACGCAAGCGGATCGAGAAACCTGTCGGAGTACTTGAAGTTCTCGGTCATCGCGCCCTTCTCCAGTGTCACCAGCAGGAAGAGGTGTTTCTCCGTTGCGACGAAGCCCGAGTTCCAAATGGCCTCCGAGAATTGGAGGCCGAAGAGGGCAGGGATCTGCTCGCGGGAGTACTCACGCCAGGGTTCGAGCGTGACCTCGCGCTGCTTTCCGACGGGCTTGAGCCGGTAGCCCTCTCCAGCGGGTTCACAGGCCACGAGGTGGTTCGTTCCCGGCTGTCCTGCATCGGGGCCGAACCAGGTTCTCAGGATTGCCGGCAGCTCGTTCTGCTCCTCCCCGGGCTTGCGCACCACGTTGAGCGCAACCTTCACGAAGTTCGCGTCGTACGTGTTCCCGTCGACCTCAACCTTCGTCCAGCCTTCGGGAATACCCTGCACCTTGTCCCGCTCGAGAGGGAACAGGATGGGGCGCCCTCCCGACTGGTTCACCTTGACCATGAATCCTTCTGCGGCTTGCTCCACTCCCTCGCGTCCCAGGTACTCCGCAAGCCTCCAGTCGACAAGCTCTCGCGCGAGGCCCTGGAGTTCGGGCCGCGCGTCTTCCGAGACGTCGACGGTCGAGCGAAGGGTGCTCCCGTCGTAGGCGAAGTAGGCCCTCCCACCGGTTCCCTTCGCACCCGTCCACGCGTCGATGGGGTTACGCTCGAGGAGCGTGCGCAGGGCCGAGGGGCTCTGGAGTGCGTCCCCCACGTCCGCGCGTAGCTGCGCGCTGCGCTCGGCGAGTCGTCGCACTTCGCTGACGAGCTCCTCGATGGCCAGCGTGCCGGGCAGGGCGTCCCGGTTCAGCAGGGCCTGCACGACGAGCATCTTGTAGCTCTTGGTCATCTGCGTGACCTCGAGCGCATCCAGGAAGCCCGAGGCCGTCTCTAGCGCTGCCTGGGCCGCGGGGCTGAGGTCTCCCATCGCGCGCACGAAGCCGAGCCAGGAGCCGTAGCTCTTCCGCGCCGAGCGCGGCGCGTAGCCGTCATGGTGGGCCTCGGTGGCCGTGGGGCGCTCGCCGTGTCGCTCGCGGAAGTCCTCGTAGTACGTGCGTAGCGCGTCGCCGGCCTTCGGCAGGCGCAACAGGCCTCGCAAGAGGTCCAAGGCCTTCAGCTCGTAGGTGGCCTCGCAGCCCGGCGGGAGCTCCCACTCCCCATGCTGCAGTCGCTCGAGCGCGGCGCTCAGCTCGCGATCGTTCCCGGTGGGGAGCCCCAGGAGCGCTCGCGGCTTGAGGAGGAAGGTGCGGTGGTTGCCGATGTAGTCGATGACCGTGAGGTGCGACTTCCCCTCGGAGCGGCGCAGGCCTCGGCCGAACTGCTGGAGCCAGAGGATCTGCGACTCCGTGGGCCGCAGCATCATCACCGTGTCGATGGCCGGGAGGTCCACGCCCTCGTTGAACATGTCGACGGCGAAGACGACTTGGAGCTCGCCTGCTGCGAGCCGCTCGAGCGACGAGGCGCGCGGCGCTGAGGTCGGCCCCGAGTGCACGGCTGCACAGCGGACTCCGCGCTCCTTGAAGTAGTCCCGCATGAAGTCCGCGTGCCGCTGGGAGACGCAGAACCCCAGGGTCCGCGCCCCGCCTCGGCTGCGCCACTGCTCGAGGATGTTCTGGGCACGCGCCTGAGTGGCGACGGCGGAGGTGAGCGCCTCCTCGTCAAAGCGGGTGCTGCGCCAGGGAATGTTCCGGTAGTCCACCTCATCCGGGACGCCGAAGTAGTGGAAGGGGCAGAGCAGCTCTCGCCGGATGCCATCCACCAGGTCGCAACGGAAGACGAGGTTTTCTCCGCACAGCTGGAGGAGGTCTCCACCATCACTTCGCTCCGGGGTTGCCGTGAGGCCGAGGAGAAAGGCGGGCTCGAAGTGCTCGAGGAGCCGGCGGTAGGTCTTCGCGGACGCGTGGTGGAACTCGTCCACCACGATGTAGTCGAAGGCCCGTGGGTCGAAGTGGTCCAGGTGCGCCTGGCGGCCCAGGGTCTGGATGGAGGCGAAGAGGATATCTGCCCGCGGTGCCTTCTCCTGGCCCGAGTAGCGGCCGAAGTGGGCGCTGGGGCGGATGCGGCGGAAGGTCTTCAGCGCCTGGTCGAGGATCTCTTCTCGGTGGGCGACGAAGAGCACACGCCGGAACTCCGGTCGGTCCGAGTCGAAGGCGCTGAGCCACGTCTTGCCTAGGCCCGTGGCCAGCACGACGAGCCCTGCGCGGTTGCCCCGGGCCCGCGTCTCCTCCAGCGCGGCGAGCGCGCGCCTCTGGATAGCGTTCGGCGGCGGTGGCGGCTCCACGCGCTCCATCTCGGCGTCGACGACCGGTGGCATGGCGACGGCCGTTCGGCGGCGCGTTTCGTATCGGTCCACCCACTGCGCATCGAGCGCCTGGGTGGAGGGGTGCTGGAAGAGCGACTCGAAGGCTTCCACGGCCTGGCCGAAGCCGGCCCGGTCGCGCGAGGTGACGATCCGGTAGTTCCACTCCACGCCCTCTTCGAGGGCCGAGCGCGAGAGGTTGGAGCTGCCCACGTACGCGACGCCCTCGCCACCGTGGGCTCGGCACAGGTAGGCCTTGGGGTGGAAGCTCGTGCCTGCACGGGAGAAGACGCGGAGCTGGAGCTGTTGGGGCGCGTACCCGAGTCCCAGGTCGAGCAGGCGGCGCAGGGCACCCGGGTCCGTGATGCCGAGGTAGTCCCCCGTCACCAGCCGGAGCGTGCCGCCTCGCGCGAGCAGGTCCTGGAAGTGGGAGTAGAGGCGCTCGACGCCGCTCGGCATGACGAAGGCCACGGCCACGTCGAGCTGCTGGGCGCGGTCGATGTCCAGGCGGAGGTGGCCGAGCAGGGGCTCCTCCTCGCCGCGGGTGAGGAGCCGCGGATGTGGGCCTGCTGCACCCGGCGCGAGGTAGTTGGCCTTGCCCGGGATGACGTGGCGGACGCCGCCGCGCGGGTCCGGAACGTCACCGGGCACCCGCGGGATGACGTGCAGGTGGAGGTGGGGGACGGTCTGGCCCGCAACCTCGCCGGCGTTGACGCCGAGATTGAAGCCCTCGGCGGGGTAGTGCCGCAAGATGGTCTGCCTCGCGAGCAGCGTGGCTGCGGTGAGCTCTGCGCGCTCCGCGTCCGTGGCCTCGAACCAGGTCGGGACGTGCCGGCGGGTCACGAGGAGGGCATGTCCCGGAGAGACCGGAAACGCATCCCACAGACCGCGGACGAGCTCGCCCTCGTGGAAGACTTGCTCGGCGCGAGGGCTGCAGAAGGGGCAATCAGGGGGCACGGGCGGCTCGTGGGGCGAGGCGGGTGATGGTGAGAGCGCCAGGCAGGCCGAGCTGGACGCAGCTCGCACACCGCCAGGCGGACATGGCCCGGCGAGCCAGGCGGCGGGCCTGGCATACCGGGCAGCGATGTTCGAAGAGGGCCGGTGGCCCCTTTCGTGGAGACGGAGGGAGCGTCGGGAGCCGGCGGCGCGGCGCGAAGCCTGCGCGCGCCATCAGCTCTGCCCACTCGGGCCCATGCTGGCGGATGCCCGGCCCATGGAGACGGTAGGCCGCGATGTGGGCGGCCTCGTGGCAGAGGACCTCACGCAGGAGCGACGGTGAAGCGCCGCGCAGCTCGGGGCTGAGTCGGATGGTCGCCTTGGCCGGAGCGGCCCGCGCGATGGTGCTCCGCAGACGGGGGCTTTCCTCCACCTGGATAGCGGACGTGAGCCCTGGCGTGCCCCAGCAGCGCTCCCACGCGCGAAGCCAGCGGCGGGTGAGGTTCTCGAGCGACGCAGGCTTTCGGCGTTGGGGCATGAAGGGCGAGTCGCTCGCGACCGCGAGGCCGCCTCGCGAAGGGAGCCGCTCGTGGGGGTGTGGAGAGGCAGTTGCGGTTCTGATGAGCGACTATAGCGGCATGCCGGGATCGGTTTTTCCGAGGGACCATGCGCGCTCGACGACGAGCTGAGCGAAGCTGTCTGTTCTTGCCGCGCTGCGGCGGCAGTTGCCGGAGGGCTGGCGTGCCTGGCACTCGCTGTGGCTGCGCTCACTCAATGGAACGTTGAAGGTCGAAGAGGACTTCGTCATCGCTAGCCCTGCGCGCGGCGTCCGCGTGACGGCGGACGCGGACTGAAATGCTGCTACCTGGGGCAGGATGTTCCTGGCCAGGCTCGATACTCGGGACCGGAGGAGGGCCCTTGCTCTGTCAGGCGCCCAGGTCCGGAGGGTCACGAACCAACGCGGGAGCGCAGCATGAGTGACGAAGCGAAGTCGCAGCTCGGCGTCGTCCAGCGTCGAAGGCGGGTGTCCTCGGTGTTCGGTGAAGGCGCAGAGGTGCGAAGGCTCGAGGCCCTGCTGCAGGC
The DNA window shown above is from Aggregicoccus sp. 17bor-14 and carries:
- a CDS encoding DNA cytosine methyltransferase; the protein is MRQTKPSLTAVEICAGAGGQALGLDLAGFGHAAAVEIDRDACATLRLNRPQWRVFEEDLRCFSGRHLKGIDLLAGGVPCPPFSIAGKQLGADDERDLFPEAIRLVKETRPSAVLLENVRGLASDKFTGYRDGILRQLSALGYESSWQLLNASDYGVPQLRPRFLLVALRAHIAPYFKWPQPVKTTPTVGQVLADLMSQHGWSGANGWVARANKIAPTIVGGSKKHGGPDLGPTRARAQWKELGVDGLGIANEGPGRDFPIDGLPKLTVRMVARIQGFPDSWIFSGKKTAAYRQVGNAFPPPVAQAVGRAIRAAIHKAPSDKSRVALKMPTQLLLTQDERIAV
- a CDS encoding SprT-like domain-containing protein; the encoded protein is MPQRRKPASLENLTRRWLRAWERCWGTPGLTSAIQVEESPRLRSTIARAAPAKATIRLSPELRGASPSLLREVLCHEAAHIAAYRLHGPGIRQHGPEWAELMARAGFAPRRRLPTLPPSPRKGPPALFEHRCPVCQARRLARRAMSAWRCASCVQLGLPGALTITRLAPRAARAP
- a CDS encoding DUF3427 domain-containing protein, giving the protein MRAASSSACLALSPSPASPHEPPVPPDCPFCSPRAEQVFHEGELVRGLWDAFPVSPGHALLVTRRHVPTWFEATDAERAELTAATLLARQTILRHYPAEGFNLGVNAGEVAGQTVPHLHLHVIPRVPGDVPDPRGGVRHVIPGKANYLAPGAAGPHPRLLTRGEEEPLLGHLRLDIDRAQQLDVAVAFVMPSGVERLYSHFQDLLARGGTLRLVTGDYLGITDPGALRRLLDLGLGYAPQQLQLRVFSRAGTSFHPKAYLCRAHGGEGVAYVGSSNLSRSALEEGVEWNYRIVTSRDRAGFGQAVEAFESLFQHPSTQALDAQWVDRYETRRRTAVAMPPVVDAEMERVEPPPPPNAIQRRALAALEETRARGNRAGLVVLATGLGKTWLSAFDSDRPEFRRVLFVAHREEILDQALKTFRRIRPSAHFGRYSGQEKAPRADILFASIQTLGRQAHLDHFDPRAFDYIVVDEFHHASAKTYRRLLEHFEPAFLLGLTATPERSDGGDLLQLCGENLVFRCDLVDGIRRELLCPFHYFGVPDEVDYRNIPWRSTRFDEEALTSAVATQARAQNILEQWRSRGGARTLGFCVSQRHADFMRDYFKERGVRCAAVHSGPTSAPRASSLERLAAGELQVVFAVDMFNEGVDLPAIDTVMMLRPTESQILWLQQFGRGLRRSEGKSHLTVIDYIGNHRTFLLKPRALLGLPTGNDRELSAALERLQHGEWELPPGCEATYELKALDLLRGLLRLPKAGDALRTYYEDFRERHGERPTATEAHHDGYAPRSARKSYGSWLGFVRAMGDLSPAAQAALETASGFLDALEVTQMTKSYKMLVVQALLNRDALPGTLAIEELVSEVRRLAERSAQLRADVGDALQSPSALRTLLERNPIDAWTGAKGTGGRAYFAYDGSTLRSTVDVSEDARPELQGLARELVDWRLAEYLGREGVEQAAEGFMVKVNQSGGRPILFPLERDKVQGIPEGWTKVEVDGNTYDANFVKVALNVVRKPGEEQNELPAILRTWFGPDAGQPGTNHLVACEPAGEGYRLKPVGKQREVTLEPWREYSREQIPALFGLQFSEAIWNSGFVATEKHLFLLVTLEKGAMTENFKYSDRFLDPLAFQWQSQNRTAKDSKHGRALKNHVASGVQVQLFVRAQKKRTSGSAAPFIYCGPVTFASWQGEKPITIHWALSEPVPHRLGDVLRVPRGG